One Ilumatobacter fluminis genomic window, CCCGTGAGACAGAGCTCTTTCGCCCGGCTCGGGCCGACCAGACGGGCGAGTCGCTGGGTGCCACCACCGCCGGGGATCGTGCCGAGCAGGATCTCGGGCTGGCCGAACACGGCCCGTTCGGACGCGATGCGGTAGTCGCATGCGATCGCGAGTTCGCAGCCGCCGCCGAGGGCGTAGCCGCTGACCGCCGCGATCACGAACCGCGGCACGGCCGCGATCGCATCGAGCGCACCGTGAATGGCGTCGGTGATCGGTCGGGCCTCGTCGGGGCCGCCGAACTCGGAGATGTCGGCGCCGGCGGCGAAGATCTTCTCGCCACCCGTCACGACGACGGCACCGGGCGGGTCGGCCGTCAGCTGGTCGGCGATCTCGTGCAGCGCCGAGACGACCGCACCGGACAGCGCGTTCACCTTGCCGTTGTTCAGGGTGACGACGGCAACCCCGTCGTCACGTCGTTCGAGCAGCACCACGGGATCACTCATGGCACCATCTTGCCCGACCGGTCGGCCGGCGGCGAGATCAGGCGTCGACGCCGGCGAGCATCTCGTCGGCGGCGGTCCACGGGTCGGTGGTCTGGTCGACGACCTCGCCGGTGAGCTGATCCCACCGCTCGCCCGTGCAGATCGTGCGGGCACGTTCGCGGAGGCGGTTCGTCACGATCTCGCGCAACTCTTCGCCGGCACGGAACGAGCGGCGTTCGGCGAGCTGACCGCTCGACTCGGCATGGGCACGATGTGCCAGCACGGCGTCCCACAGGTCGTCGACACCCTGGCTCGACGAGGCGATCGTGGCGACGATCGGCGGACGCCACGCATCGTGCGGCAGATCGGTCAGTTCGAGCATCTGCTCGAGATCGCGGCGGGTCTCGTCGACCCCCTTGCGGTCGGCCTTGTTGATCACGAACACGTCGGCGATCTCCATCAGACCCGCCTTGTTCGCCTGCACACTGTCGCCCCAACCGGGGTTGACCACCACGACCGTCGTGTCGGCCTTGCCGGCCACCTCGACCTCGACCTGGCCCACACCGACCGTCTCGACCATGACCCACTCCCGACCGATCGCGTCGAGGAGCCGAACGGCTTCCGGTGTGGCGAGCGACAGGCCCCCGAGGTGGCCGCGGGTCGCCATCGACCTGATGAACACGCCGGGGTCGGTGGCGTGGTCCTGCATGCGGACCCGATCGCCGAGAATGGCCCCACCCGTGAACGGCGACGAGGGATCGATCGCCAGCACCGCCACCTCGATCGCGAGGGAACGGAGGTGGCCGATCAGTGCGCTCGTCAGGGTCGACTTGCCGGCCCCCGGCGCGCCGGTGAGACCGACGGTGTACGCGTTGCCGCTGAGCGGATAGGCGAGACGGCCGACTCGGCGAGCCTGTTCACCCCCACGTTCGACGTAGGAGAGCAGTCGGGCGAGCGCACCACGATCGCCCGTGCGTGCGGCGGCGAAGAGTTCGTCGGGATCGGTGACGCGGGGCACCGGACCAGGATGTCAGACGCCGCTGTCGATCGCCGCTTCGGCCTCGGCGATGTTGACCACTTCGGTCACGCCGTCGACCCGGTCGCGCATGATGCGTTCGATGCCGCCCTTGAGGGTCTGCGTCGACACGGGACAGGTGCCGCAGGCGCCCACGAGGCGCACGGACACGATGCCGGTGGTCTCGTCGACGTCGACCAGCTCGATGTCGCCGTTGTCGGCCTGGAGGGCGGGTCGGATGACCTCGATGCACGCTTCGACTTGAGCTCGCATGATGCGGACCATTCAATCAGGCATTCCCGTACGATGCTGTCATGGCGTCGGTCACGGCTCTCGTCGCCCACCAGGGCGGATGGGACGAGGTCCTGCTGGTCGTCGGACCCGTCGTCGTGATCATCGTCGCCCTGACCCTCGCCAAACGCCGAGTCGACCGCCTCGAACGAGGCGGGTCGGCAGCGATCGGGTCAGGTATCGCAGGTGACGCCGAGGAACGAGGCGTTCCCGGAGATCACCCGATCCGGGAGTCGGGACGCGAACCCGAGGGAACGAGTCGCCGTGGCGGCCCACAGGACCCCGGGTCAGGTGACCGCCGGTAACGCCTCGCCCAGGGGGCGAGTCGTCACCTCTGGCACCTGACCCGGTGACCCGACCCGTTCGGGGTCAGACGCGTTCGATGCCGGCGCCGATGCTCTGGAGGCGGCCGACGAGGTCGTCGTACCCACGATCGATGTGGTGGACGCCCGAGATGGTGGTCGTGCCCTCGGCGGCGAGACCGGCGACCACCATCGCGGCCCCGGCACGGATGTCGTGCGACACGACATCGGTGC contains:
- a CDS encoding enoyl-CoA hydratase/isomerase family protein, producing MSDPVVLLERRDDGVAVVTLNNGKVNALSGAVVSALHEIADQLTADPPGAVVVTGGEKIFAAGADISEFGGPDEARPITDAIHGALDAIAAVPRFVIAAVSGYALGGGCELAIACDYRIASERAVFGQPEILLGTIPGGGGTQRLARLVGPSRAKELCLTGRQVKADEALRIGLADEVVPGDELHDRAFALAAECARGAVLSQALAKQVIDSGLSSTLADGLLAERDAFVESFRTNDSQIGVQSFLEHGPGKAEFTGT
- the meaB gene encoding methylmalonyl Co-A mutase-associated GTPase MeaB: MPRVTDPDELFAAARTGDRGALARLLSYVERGGEQARRVGRLAYPLSGNAYTVGLTGAPGAGKSTLTSALIGHLRSLAIEVAVLAIDPSSPFTGGAILGDRVRMQDHATDPGVFIRSMATRGHLGGLSLATPEAVRLLDAIGREWVMVETVGVGQVEVEVAGKADTTVVVVNPGWGDSVQANKAGLMEIADVFVINKADRKGVDETRRDLEQMLELTDLPHDAWRPPIVATIASSSQGVDDLWDAVLAHRAHAESSGQLAERRSFRAGEELREIVTNRLRERARTICTGERWDQLTGEVVDQTTDPWTAADEMLAGVDA
- a CDS encoding NifU family protein; the encoded protein is MRAQVEACIEVIRPALQADNGDIELVDVDETTGIVSVRLVGACGTCPVSTQTLKGGIERIMRDRVDGVTEVVNIAEAEAAIDSGV